A genome region from Paramisgurnus dabryanus chromosome 12, PD_genome_1.1, whole genome shotgun sequence includes the following:
- the faua gene encoding FAU ubiquitin like and ribosomal protein S30 fusion a: MRTFLFSSSRGSASITRLNMQLFVRAQNLHTLEVSGHEAVHEIKARVELLEGVSVDDQVLLLSGAPLENDVSLQDCGITEHCTLEVAARLLGGKVHGSLARAGKVRGQTPKVDKQEKKKKKTGRAKRRIQYNRRFVNVVPTFGKKKGPNANS, encoded by the exons ATGCGCACTTTCCTTTTCTCGAGCAGTCGTGGGTCGGCTAGCATCACTCGAC TAAACATGCAGCTTTTCGTACGCGCGCAGAATCTCCACACCCTCGAGGTGTCCGGACACGAGGCTGTCCATGAGATCAAG GCCCGTGTTGAACTTCTAGAGGGAGTATCTGTAGATGATCAGGTTCTTCTGCTGTCTGGTGCTCCTCTGGAGAATGACGTCAGTCTGCAGGACTGTGGCATCACTGAACACTGCACCCTTGAAGTCGCCGCCAGACTCTTGGGAG GGAAAGTCCACGGATCTCTGGCTCGTGCTGGTAAAGTACGAGGACAGACACCCAAA GTAGACAAacaggagaagaagaagaagaagactgGTCGTGCTAAGCGTCGTATTCAGTATAACCGGCGCTTTGTGAATGTGGTGCCCACCTTTGGCAAGAAGAAGGGTCCCAATGCAAACTCCTAA
- the fkbp3 gene encoding peptidyl-prolyl cis-trans isomerase FKBP3 — protein MAAEPAREWSDEQLKGEEIPKKDVIKFIQDNAAHSFLSEHKLMGNIKNVAKTAKKEQLLEAYNQLFLSKRFKGTEVDVVTQEVKAVKLDDNPKQVKTEVVEDEGPPKFTKSILKKGDKTHFPKKGDTVGCWYTGTLEDGTVFDTNIPASAKKKKQTKPLLFKVGMGKVIRGWDEGLMKMSKGETARLEIDPEWAYGRKGVPDSKIPPNAKLIFEVELVSID, from the exons ATGGCGGCTGAACCCGCACGCGAGTGGAGCGATGAGCAGCTAAAGGGTGAAGAAATACCGAAAAAAGATGTTATTAAATTCATCCAGGACAACGCGGCACACTCG TTTCTATCTGAACACAAACTTATGGGAAACATCAAGAATGTGGCAAAGACAGCCAAAAAAGAGCAACTTCTTGAAGCTTATAACCAGCTGTTCTTGAGCAAG aggtTTAAGGGTACAGAAGTTGATGTGGTGACACAAGAGGTCAAAGCTGTAAAACTTGATGATAATCCCAAACAAGTGAAGACAGAAGTTGTAGAAGATGAG ggTCCTCCTAAATTCACCAAATCAATTCTTAAGAAAGGCGACAAGACACATTTTCCCAAGAAAGGAGATACGGTGGGCTGCTGGTACACTGGAACCCTTGAGGACGGGACCGTGTTTGATACAAACATTCCTGCAT CTGCAAAGAAGAAGAAACAGACGAAGCCTCTGCTCTTTAAAGTCGGGATGGGCAAAGTCATCAGAGGG TGGGATGAAGGTCTGATGAAGATGAGTAAAGGTGAGACTGCTCGACTGGAGATCGATCCTGAATGGGCATACGGGAGAAAAGGAGTTCCTGACTCAAA AATTCCACCAAATGCCAAGCTGATTTTTGAAGTCGAGTTGGTTTCTATTGATTGA